In one Pseudarthrobacter sp. NBSH8 genomic region, the following are encoded:
- a CDS encoding phosphoribosyl-ATP diphosphatase yields MKNFETLFAELSEKAATRPAGSRTVAELESGVHGIGKKVVEEAAEVWMAAEYESDEATAEEISQLLYHLQVLMLAKGLTLEDVYKHL; encoded by the coding sequence GTGAAGAATTTCGAGACGCTGTTCGCTGAACTGAGTGAGAAGGCAGCCACCCGCCCGGCAGGCTCCCGCACCGTCGCTGAATTGGAGTCCGGAGTCCACGGCATTGGCAAGAAAGTCGTGGAGGAAGCAGCCGAAGTCTGGATGGCCGCTGAGTACGAATCCGACGAGGCCACGGCCGAGGAAATCTCCCAGCTGCTCTACCACCTGCAGGTTCTGATGCTCGCTAAAGGACTGACCCTGGAAGACGTCTACAAGCATCTGTAG
- the ribH gene encoding 6,7-dimethyl-8-ribityllumazine synthase: MSGHGAPDIDLTTLNPAETSKLRLAIVAASWHTQIMDGLLGGALRAAKDAGISQPTVLRVPGAFELPVAAARLAPHFDAVVALGVVIRGGTPHFEYVCQAATSGLTDVSVSTGVPVGFGVLTCDTEQQGLDRAGLPGSSEDKGHEAVTAALATAVLLKQYK; this comes from the coding sequence ATGAGCGGACACGGCGCACCAGATATTGACCTCACCACCCTCAACCCTGCGGAAACATCGAAGCTGCGGTTGGCCATTGTGGCAGCTAGCTGGCACACCCAGATCATGGACGGACTGCTGGGCGGTGCCCTGCGCGCCGCCAAAGATGCAGGCATCAGCCAACCCACGGTACTGCGCGTTCCCGGTGCCTTCGAGCTTCCCGTCGCTGCCGCGCGGCTGGCACCGCACTTTGACGCAGTGGTGGCCCTCGGCGTCGTGATCCGTGGCGGTACGCCGCACTTTGAATACGTCTGCCAGGCGGCGACGTCGGGACTGACCGATGTCAGTGTCTCCACCGGCGTGCCGGTGGGCTTCGGCGTGCTGACCTGCGATACGGAGCAGCAGGGACTGGACCGTGCCGGCCTGCCGGGCTCCAGCGAGGACAAGGGCCACGAGGCAGTGACGGCAGCCCTGGCCACCGCAGTGCTCCTCAAGCAGTACAAGTAG
- the ribD gene encoding bifunctional diaminohydroxyphosphoribosylaminopyrimidine deaminase/5-amino-6-(5-phosphoribosylamino)uracil reductase RibD, translating into MTGIENVMAFSAAETAAMDGALEAALKGPRGANPLVGAVVIDGAGRQLVTGYHRGAGTPHAEADAITQAEAAGLDLSGCTMVITLEPCDHSGRTGPCTQAIIRAGIAEVVYAVDDPHDPAAGGAATLRNAGVQVRSGLAAGASFELNRQWFLGVAAQRPFVTLHIAQTLDSRIAAEDGTSQWISSPESLADNHGLRRRIDAILVGTQTVLVDNPRLSARDESGATSGKQPLRAVMGLRDIPADAAVRGDDGNVLHLATRDPREALSLLYAEGVRHVMVEGGSRILSSFLAAGLVDELIVYVAPTLLGSGTPALNGLGITTLADARHWDWDPCDGGSVLALGRDLRLHLRPEPTEAFEPQLSRTAAEPAMGGY; encoded by the coding sequence ATGACCGGGATCGAAAACGTCATGGCGTTCAGCGCCGCCGAAACCGCCGCCATGGACGGAGCGCTCGAAGCAGCCCTGAAGGGTCCTCGCGGGGCGAATCCGCTGGTGGGCGCCGTCGTCATCGATGGTGCCGGCCGCCAGCTGGTGACGGGCTATCACCGCGGCGCCGGCACACCTCACGCGGAAGCGGACGCCATCACACAGGCTGAGGCCGCCGGGCTGGACCTGAGCGGCTGCACAATGGTGATTACGCTGGAACCCTGCGACCACAGCGGCCGCACGGGGCCCTGCACCCAGGCGATCATCCGTGCCGGAATCGCGGAAGTGGTCTACGCCGTCGACGACCCGCATGACCCTGCGGCGGGCGGCGCGGCTACCCTCCGGAACGCCGGGGTGCAGGTCCGCAGCGGACTCGCTGCCGGCGCGTCGTTCGAGTTGAACCGTCAGTGGTTCCTGGGCGTGGCCGCACAACGGCCGTTTGTGACGCTGCACATCGCCCAGACACTGGACAGCCGGATCGCCGCCGAGGACGGCACGAGCCAGTGGATCTCCTCGCCGGAGTCGCTCGCTGACAACCACGGGCTCAGGCGGCGGATTGACGCCATCCTCGTGGGGACCCAGACCGTTCTGGTGGACAACCCCCGGCTGTCAGCCCGGGACGAGTCCGGAGCGACATCGGGCAAGCAGCCGCTGCGTGCCGTGATGGGCCTGCGCGACATTCCGGCCGACGCCGCCGTCCGCGGTGATGACGGTAACGTGCTCCACCTCGCCACGCGGGATCCCCGGGAGGCGCTCTCGCTCCTTTACGCAGAGGGAGTCCGCCACGTCATGGTGGAAGGCGGCTCACGCATCCTCAGTTCATTCCTGGCTGCCGGACTTGTGGACGAACTCATTGTCTACGTTGCCCCCACCCTGCTGGGCTCCGGAACTCCCGCCCTCAACGGACTCGGAATCACCACCCTCGCGGATGCCCGGCACTGGGACTGGGATCCCTGCGACGGCGGCTCCGTCCTGGCTCTGGGCCGGGATCTGAGACTGCACCTCCGACCAGAACCAACCGAAGCTTTTGAACCACAACTATCCCGCACTGCCGCGGAACCAGCCATGGGAGGCTACTGA
- a CDS encoding riboflavin synthase, translating into MFTGIIAEQGQVLSVERDGDASATLRLRAPGTTEGLGLGGSIAVNGVCLTATAIDGKEFSVDVMGETLVRSTIGELAAGDPVNLERCVPAGGRLDGHVVQGHVDGVGQLLEREPLGNWERLRFGVPANLARYIAEKGSIAIDGVSLTVTAVSPAVEPEPWFEVGLIPTTLAETGLGAKNTGSRVNLEVDVLAKYTERLLAFSTGATTGGER; encoded by the coding sequence ATGTTTACCGGAATTATTGCCGAGCAGGGACAGGTCCTGTCCGTGGAGCGGGACGGCGATGCCAGCGCAACGCTCCGCCTTCGCGCGCCCGGCACCACCGAAGGTCTCGGACTGGGCGGCTCCATCGCTGTCAACGGAGTCTGCCTGACGGCCACCGCAATCGACGGCAAAGAATTCAGTGTTGACGTGATGGGCGAAACCCTCGTCCGCAGCACCATCGGCGAACTTGCCGCCGGTGACCCGGTGAACCTTGAGCGTTGTGTCCCCGCCGGCGGCCGGCTGGACGGCCACGTCGTCCAGGGCCACGTCGACGGCGTCGGGCAGCTGCTGGAGCGCGAGCCGCTCGGCAACTGGGAGCGCCTCCGCTTCGGTGTGCCGGCCAACCTCGCCCGCTATATCGCGGAGAAGGGCTCCATCGCGATAGACGGCGTCTCGCTCACCGTCACGGCAGTCAGCCCGGCCGTGGAGCCGGAGCCCTGGTTCGAAGTGGGGCTGATCCCCACCACGCTGGCGGAGACCGGCCTGGGGGCCAAGAACACCGGCAGCAGGGTCAACCTTGAAGTCGACGTGCTGGCCAAATACACCGAACGGTTGCTGGCATTCAGCACCGGCGCAACCACCGGGGGCGAACGATGA
- the ribB gene encoding 3,4-dihydroxy-2-butanone-4-phosphate synthase, producing MNATVRLEPAVDAGPVPSATFGLDPVEDAIRAMAAGRPVLVVDNEDRENEGDIIFAAQHATPALMGWTIRYSSGVICVPLPGERADALALPPMVAVNQDAKGTAYTVSCDAAVGVSTGISATDRALTARVLSDPGAGPSAVTRPGHIFPLRAVDGGVRERPGHTEAAVDLCRLAGLEPVGVIAEVVYDDGEMMRLDGLRGFAAEHGCPLISIEDLVAYLESGVGSSADSDTGPDARAE from the coding sequence ATGAACGCCACCGTCCGGCTGGAACCGGCCGTGGACGCCGGCCCGGTGCCGAGCGCAACCTTCGGACTTGATCCCGTGGAAGATGCCATCCGCGCCATGGCCGCCGGCCGACCCGTGCTGGTGGTGGACAACGAGGACCGCGAAAACGAGGGCGACATCATCTTCGCCGCACAGCATGCCACCCCCGCCCTCATGGGATGGACCATCCGCTACAGCTCCGGCGTCATCTGCGTCCCCCTGCCGGGGGAGCGCGCCGACGCCCTGGCACTGCCGCCAATGGTGGCCGTGAACCAGGATGCGAAGGGCACCGCGTACACCGTTTCCTGCGACGCGGCGGTGGGTGTCAGCACCGGAATCTCCGCCACGGACCGGGCCCTCACGGCCCGTGTCCTCTCAGACCCCGGCGCCGGACCGTCGGCCGTGACCCGGCCCGGGCATATTTTCCCGCTCCGGGCAGTTGACGGAGGAGTGCGGGAACGCCCCGGCCATACCGAAGCGGCCGTGGACCTCTGCCGGCTCGCCGGATTGGAGCCCGTGGGCGTGATCGCCGAGGTTGTGTACGACGACGGTGAAATGATGCGGCTCGACGGGCTGCGCGGATTCGCCGCTGAACATGGGTGCCCCCTGATCTCGATTGAGGATCTGGTGGCTTACCTTGAATCAGGGGTCGGGTCTTCCGCCGACAGTGACACCGGGCCGGACGCCCGGGCGGAGTAG
- the ribA gene encoding GTP cyclohydrolase II, which produces MTASGVSDDSHQNGHHQGAAGNGRAHHPVSGGPIVQLPTAFGDFITQAWTDLVTGAEHLAVSSPNAPKGGIAPLVRLHSECLTGDVFGSYRCDCGEQLAYALELINEFGGTLLYLRGQEGRGIGLANKIKAYALQEAGFDTVEANEQLGLPVDARCYKAAAQILAEMGLHEIRLLSNNPDKKNRLAKAGVKVVEMVPTEVPSRDQNIRYLQTKKDRMEHRLTLDTHIVTVPSGAADDFDHDQN; this is translated from the coding sequence ATGACGGCTTCCGGAGTTTCGGACGACAGCCACCAGAACGGCCACCATCAGGGGGCGGCCGGCAATGGCCGGGCCCACCACCCCGTGAGCGGCGGTCCGATTGTGCAGCTGCCCACGGCCTTTGGCGATTTCATTACCCAAGCGTGGACAGACCTGGTCACGGGCGCCGAGCACCTGGCGGTGAGCTCGCCCAACGCGCCCAAGGGTGGCATTGCTCCGCTGGTCAGGTTGCATTCCGAGTGCCTGACCGGCGATGTCTTCGGCTCCTACCGTTGTGACTGCGGCGAACAGCTGGCCTATGCCCTGGAGCTGATCAACGAGTTCGGCGGCACCCTGCTGTACCTGCGCGGGCAGGAAGGCCGGGGGATCGGCCTGGCCAACAAAATCAAGGCCTACGCCCTCCAGGAAGCGGGCTTTGACACCGTGGAGGCCAACGAACAGCTGGGACTGCCGGTGGACGCCCGCTGCTACAAGGCCGCCGCCCAGATCCTGGCCGAGATGGGCCTCCACGAGATCCGGCTCCTGAGCAACAACCCGGACAAAAAGAACAGGCTCGCCAAAGCCGGCGTGAAGGTGGTGGAAATGGTGCCCACCGAGGTGCCGTCCCGCGACCAGAACATCCGCTACCTGCAGACCAAAAAGGACCGCATGGAGCACCGGCTGACGTTGGACACACATATTGTCACGGTGCCGAGCGGCGCCGCCGACGATTTCGACCACGACCAAAACTGA